The nucleotide sequence TGCATGCGCGCTTTGGCGATGCCCCGCCAGCCTTGCCGCAGCTGCATGCTGCCCTGGCGGAGCTGTTGCCCAGCATTGCCGCCCACGGCACATTCAACATGATGCTGTCGAGCGGCGAGGCGCTGTTCGCCCATTGCTCGACCAGCTTGCATTATCTGGTGCGACAACATCCGTTTCCAACTGCTAAACTCTCCGATGAAGACTTGAGCGTCGACTTTTCCCAAGTGACGACGCCCCAGGACCGCGTGGCCGTGATCGTTACCCAGCCGCTGACGACGAATGAGCAATGGACGGCGTTTGCACCGGGCGAATTGAAATTATTTGTCGACGGGATGGTGCAAGACACGCCAGTGGCCTAATTTGTTGACGACAATACGCTTGATTGCTGCCAAAATACCCACAGCGCGGGCGAAATTCAGCTAAAGTATTGTCAATAGTGAACCTTGATGCGGGCGCGGCGCGGCCGGTGTCACTCGACCTGATTGATGAAGACTTAATGATCGATATTTCCAGCAACGACATCACCCCGAAACCCTTGCGTGTGCGCGAGTTCTATCTGGGTCGACAACCTATTCTTGACCGCAATCAAGCGCTGTTTGGCTATGAGTTGCTATTCCGCAACGCTCCGGTCGGCCCCGCCAACATTACCAGCGACCTGTCCGCCACGGCGTCTGTGATTGCCCATGCGTCCCAGCTGGGCATGGAAAAGGTCATCGGCGACGCGCTCGGTTTCGTCAACGTCGATGCCGACGTGATTATGAGCGATATCTTCGTTTTCCTGCCGCGTGAAAAAGTCGTGCTGGAAATCGTCGAATCGATGCCCGTCACACCGGAAGTGCGCGCACGCATCAGCGAACTGGTGGGCCATGGCTTCACCTTCGCGCTGGAAAACGTCGTTTCCGACACGGCGCAAGTGCAGGAGCTGCTGCCGCTGGTGCAATACGTCAAGATGGACATGAGTACCGTCGATCCGAAAGTGCTGGCAGCCCTGGCGCCCCGTTTCAAGCGGGAACAAAAGAAACTGGTGGCGGAGAAGGTCGAGACGCGCGAAGAATTCAAGTCGGGCCTGGACCTGGGCTTCGATTATTTCCAGGGCTATTATTTCGCCAAGCCCGCGATCATGACGGGCAAGAAGCTGTCGCCGTCGCAACTGGCTGTCATGGAACTGATGACACTGGTGACGTCCGACGCCGATAACATGGATATCGAGCGCGCCATCAAGCGCGACGTATCGCTGGCCCTGAACCTGTTGCGTTTGGTCAATACGCCCGCCGTGGGCGCCCGCCAGCGCATCGATTCGCTGAGCCAGGCCGTGACCGTGCTGGGCCGCCGCCAATTGCAGCGCTGGCTGCAAATCATGTTGTATGCGGAGCCAAGCAAACGCGGCCATAGCATGACGCCTTTGCTGATGCTGGCCACCACGCGCGGCCGTTTGCTGGAACTGCTCGCGCATAAACTGCGCCCGAACCATGCCCATTCGGCCGATATCGCCTTTACGGTTGGCATCATGTCCCTGATGGATACCCTGTTCGGCGTGCCGATGTCGGAAATCCTCAGCCAGATCGAAGTCATCGATGAAGTGGCCGAAGCGCTGCTGTCGCGCGAGGGCTTCTACGGCGACCTGCTGCGCCTGGCTGAATGCATCGAGCGCATCGAAGACATGGAAGGCGAGATCGTGCCGACCCTGCGCGAGTTGGCCATGTCGCCGGACGACCTGGTGGAACTGGAAATGGCGGCCTATGAATGGAGCGACAACGTCGTAAGGTATGCGTTGTAGGCCGGATCAGGCCCGCAGGGCCGTAACCCGACAACATTGTTGGCGCTGACCGGTGTTGTCGGATTACGCGCAAGCGCTAATCCGACCTACCCGCTGTCGTAGCATCCCTTAAAAAGCCCCGTACGGCGTCGCCGTAGCGGGGTTTTTTCTTAGGCTGCCGCGCCGGGCCAGTGCTTGTGCAGCTCGGGGGCCGTACGCAACTCCCACAGGGCCAGCACGGCGACGGCGATACCGACAAGCAGCTCATTTCACATGAGGATGCGCTGTTCGGTTGCTGCGCTGCGGCGCGCGATAAGTTCCGCGCGCCTTGCGCCTATCAGGACAGATTGGGTGCCAGCCAGCGTTCCACGTCCTCGATGCTGGCGCCGCGGCGCTTGGCCATGTCTTCCACCTGGTCCATGCCGATCTTGCCGACAACGAAGTACTTCGACTCCGGGTGGGCAAAATAGAAGCCGGAAACGGCCGCGCCAGGGAACATGGCATACGATTCCGTCAGCTGCATGCCGATTTCCTCGGCTTGCATGACCTCGAACATCTCTTTCTTGACCGTGTGCTCGGGGCAGGCGGGGTAGCCGGGCGCGGGGCGGATGCCGACATATTTCTCGCCGATCATGTCGTCGTTGTTCAGCTGCTCGTCCGGCACATAGCCCCACAGGTCCTTGCGCACGCGCTCATGCAGGTATTCGGCAAACGCCTCGGCCAGACGGTCGGCCAGGGATTTGAGCATGATGGACGAGTAATCGTCATGCGCATCTTCGAAGCGCTTCTCGTATTTCTCGATGCCCAAGCCGGACGTGACGGCGAACATGCCGATGTAATCCTTCACCCCCGATGCCTTAGGCGCAATGAAATCGGCCAGGCACTGGTTCGGCCGTTGCACGCCATCGACCACGGGCTTGACGCCCTGCTGGCGCATGCCGTAATAGGTGAACGCCACCGTACTGCGCGTATCGTCCGTGTACACCTCGATATCGTCGTCATTGACGCTGTTTGCCGGCAGCAGGGACACGACGCCGTTGGCCGTCAGCCAGCGCCCGTCGATGAGTTTCTTCAGCAAGGCCTGGCCTTCGGCGTACACCTTGGTGGCCGCGTCGCCCACGACTTCATCCGTCAAAATGGCGGGGAAGGGGCCGGCCAGATCCCAGGTCTGGAAGAACGGGCCCCAGTCGATATAGTTGGCCAGGGCGGCCAGATCGACATTTTTAAAGACGCGGCGGCCGATGAACTTCGGTTTCACGGGTGTGCAGGGACCGTCGAAGGGCACGATCATCTTGTTGGCGCGCGCCTGCGCCAGCGGCAGGATGGGCAGGGCCTTCTTGTTGGCGTGCTGCTCGCGGATGCGTGCGTAGTCGAGTTCGATGTCTTCCACGTATTTGTCGCGCTGCTCCGGCGTCAGCAGCGATTGCGCCACGGACACGGAACGCGAGGCGTCCGGCACGTAGATCACGGGCCCTTCGTAGTTGTGGGCGATTTTCACTGCCGTGTGGGCGCGGCTGGTGGTGGCGCCGCCGATCAGGAGGGGGATTTTCAGCATGCGGAAATGTTCATCGCGCTGCATTTCCTTGGCGACATACGCCATTTCTTCCAGCGACGGCGTAATCAGACCCGACAGGCCGATGATGTCCGCGTTTTCCACCTTGGCGCGCGCCAGGATTTCCGAGCACGGCACCATCACGCCCATGTTCACCACTTCAAAGTTATTGCACTGCAGAACGACGGTGACGATGTTCTTGCCAATGTCATGCACGTCGCCCTTCACGGTGGCCATGATGATCTTGCCCTTCGGCTTGGCGACGATGCCCGTGCGTTTTTCTTCCAGCAGCTTTTCTTCCTCGATGAACGGAATCAAATGGGCCACGGCTTGCTTCATCACACGGGCCGATTTCACCACTTGCGGCAGGAACATCTTGCCCTGGCCAAACAGATCGCCGACCACGTCCATGCCGGCCATGAGCGGGCCCTCGATCACGTGGATGGGACGGCCGCCATTGTGCAATAGCTCCTGGCGCGCCTCTTCCGTGTCTTCGACGATGAATTGCGTGATGCCGTGCACCAGCGCGTGCGACAGGCGGGCCTGCACCGTGCCTTCGCGCCAGGCCAGGGTTTGCGCTTCGGCCTTGCCGCCCGCCTTCAGGGTGCCGGCAAACTCGATCATGCGTTCGGTGGAGTCTTCGCGGCGGTTCAGCACCACGTCTTCCACGCGCTCGCGCAATTCCGGGTCCAGATTGTCGTACACGCCCACCATGCCGGCGTTGACGATACCCATGGTCATGCCGGCCTTGATGGCGTGGTACAGGAACACCGTGTGGATGGCTTCGCGGGCCGGATCGTTGCCGCGGAAACTGAAGGACACATTCGATACGCCCCCCGAGATCTTCGCGTACGGCAAGTTTTCCTTGATCCAGCGCGTGGCGTTGATGAAGTCGACGGCGTAATTATTGTGCTCTTCGATGCCGGTGGCGACGGCAAAGATGTTTGGATCGAAAATGATGTCTTCCGGCGGGAAGTCCAGCGCATCGATCAACAGGTGATACGCGCGTGCGCAAATCTCGATCTTGCGCTCGAAGGTATCGGCTTGCCCCTTTTCATCGAAAGCCATGACGATCACGGCCGCGCCATAGCGGCGGCACAGTTTCGCCTGGCGCAGGAATTCTTCCTCGCCTTCCTTCATCGAGATGGAATTGACGATGGCTTTGCCCTGCACGCACTTCAGGCCAGCTTCGATGACGGACCATTTCGAGGAGTCGACCATGATGGGCACGCGCGAAATATCGGGTTCCGAGGCGATCAGGTTCAAAAAGCGCGTCATGGCGGCCAGCGAATCGAGCATGGCCTCGTCCATGTTGATGTCGATCACTTGCGCGCCATTTTCCACTTGCTGTCGTGCCACGGACAGGGCTTCGTCGTATTGCTCGTTAAGAATCATGCGCGCGAACGCCTTCGAGCCCGTGACGTTGGTACGCTCGCCCACGTTGACGAACAGCGATTCTTCGTTGACGACGAACGGTTCCAGGCCGGCCAGGCGCAAGTCATGCGACGGTGCAGGCACGGTGCGCGGCGTGTTTTTCGACAGCAACTCTCCGATGGCGGCGATGTGCTCGGGCGTGGTGCCGCAGCAGCCGCCCGCCATGTTCAAAAAGCCCGCGTCGGCGAATTCGCGCAGCAGGGCGGACGTGTCGGCTGGCAACTCGTCAAAGCCCGTGTCGCTCATGGGATTGGGCAAGCCTGCGTTCGGGTAGATGCAGACGAAGGTGTCGGCGATCTTGGCCAGCTCTTCCGCGTACGGGCGCATCAGGGCGGCGCCCAGCGCGCAGTTCAGGCCGATGGTCAGCGGTTTCGCGTGGCGCACGGAATTCCAGAAGGCGGGCACGGTCTGTCCCGACAGGATGCGCCCCGAAGCGTCCGTGACGGTGCCGGAAATCATCAGCGGCAGGCGCACGACGGTCGGATTTAGCTCGTAGAACAGGTCGATGGCGAACAGGGCCGCCTTGCAGTTCAAGGTATCGAAAATGGTTTCCACCAGCAGCACGTCGGCGCCGCCTTCCACCAGGCCCTGCGTCTGCTGCAGGTAGGCGGCCACCAGCTGGTCGAAACTGACGTTGCGCGCGGCCGGGTCGTTGACGTCGGGCGAAATCGATGCCGTCTTTGGCGTGGGGCCCAGGGCGCCGGCGACGAAGCGCGGCTTGTCCGGGGTGGAATACTTGTCGCAGGCGGCACGCGCCAGCTTGGCCGCCTGGACGTTCATTTCATAGGCCAGGTGGGCCATGTGGTAATCGTCTTGCGCGATCGTCGTCGCGCCGAAAGTATTCGTTTCGATCAGGTCGGCGCCCGCCGCCAGGTAGCGCTCGTGGATTTCCTGGATGATGTGCGGCTGCGTCAGGGTCAGCAGCTCGTTATTGCCCTTGACGAACAGTTCACGCGCGCCGCTATCGGCCGGCGCGGCGAAATCGATGAAGCGGCCAGCGGGGCCGCCGCGGTACGCTTCTTCGTCGAGCTTGTATTGCTGGATGATCGTGCCCATGGCGCCGTCGAGTATCATGATCCGTCGCGCAAGAATGGCGCGCAAGGTGGCTTCGGTCGGGGACATGGCGGGGATCACGGTATCGTTCATTTCATGCTTTCAATAGGCAAACGGGCGGCGGCGCGGCGACAAGACTTTACGAGGCGGATGCGGGCCAGCAGGATCAGCTGACGGAGAGTTGCCGGCCGGGTAGGGCAGGCAGAAGGTGGCAATCGCCTGATTTCACCGGGTCTAAAATTATACGGCATCAGGCTGCTTTGGTTTTAAGCAAAATCGGCCGTTCGCGCCACGGCAGGCCTTCTTGCAACACATCACCTTCCACCTGGCCTGCTTCTGAAATTACATTTCTGAAAATCTTACTCAAAATGTTAATTCTTCCAATAAAGTTGGCAGGAAAATACGGTGTCTGGGCTGTGGAAAAATTTCCACATTATTTGTGCTGTCTGAGGATATTTTTAATGAATTGAATGGCAATAGCTGCAAAGGAAAATAATTGTGACTTAAGTCAATGCAGAGCGAAGCGAATAGTTCTCAACATAGCGATTGCCAATCAGATACGTTATTTATTATCAAAACCAATTGAATCAAAAGCAGCAATAGTTGTCGCTAGGAATCGAGTTAGCCCATAATATTGGTTCCTCGAAAGTAAATTCTCACCAAAAATCTCCAATATGTCACATTTCCTTCGTGTCCTCCCCGGCATCGCGCTACACCAACATGGTTGCCAGCCATGAAAAACCATTTGCTTGTTGCATTGTTTGTCGTGCTGGGCCTGTCCGCTTGCGGCGGGGGAGGCGGTGGCGGTGGCGACACGGTGGTGGCGACCACCTCGGGCAATCCTGTCGTGATTCCTGCCGTGACGGCCGTCTCGGCGGCGAATCTCGCCGTTGGTGGCAGCCTGGTGGTGACGGGTACGAATCTGAGCCGCGTGACGGCCTTCCAGGTGGGCGGCGTGAAGCTTGCCACCAGCGCCGCCAGCGATACCAGCGTGACCCTGGCCATGCCGGGCGTGCCCGTCTCTGGCGCCTTGAGCCTGGTCAGCGCCAGCGGCACGGCGGCCACCAGCTATAACGTCAATGTGTACCTGCCATTGAGTGTGGTCAGCGTCGCACCAGCGACGGGCGGCGTCGGT is from Janthinobacterium sp. 61 and encodes:
- the metH gene encoding methionine synthase, giving the protein MSPTEATLRAILARRIMILDGAMGTIIQQYKLDEEAYRGGPAGRFIDFAAPADSGARELFVKGNNELLTLTQPHIIQEIHERYLAAGADLIETNTFGATTIAQDDYHMAHLAYEMNVQAAKLARAACDKYSTPDKPRFVAGALGPTPKTASISPDVNDPAARNVSFDQLVAAYLQQTQGLVEGGADVLLVETIFDTLNCKAALFAIDLFYELNPTVVRLPLMISGTVTDASGRILSGQTVPAFWNSVRHAKPLTIGLNCALGAALMRPYAEELAKIADTFVCIYPNAGLPNPMSDTGFDELPADTSALLREFADAGFLNMAGGCCGTTPEHIAAIGELLSKNTPRTVPAPSHDLRLAGLEPFVVNEESLFVNVGERTNVTGSKAFARMILNEQYDEALSVARQQVENGAQVIDINMDEAMLDSLAAMTRFLNLIASEPDISRVPIMVDSSKWSVIEAGLKCVQGKAIVNSISMKEGEEEFLRQAKLCRRYGAAVIVMAFDEKGQADTFERKIEICARAYHLLIDALDFPPEDIIFDPNIFAVATGIEEHNNYAVDFINATRWIKENLPYAKISGGVSNVSFSFRGNDPAREAIHTVFLYHAIKAGMTMGIVNAGMVGVYDNLDPELRERVEDVVLNRREDSTERMIEFAGTLKAGGKAEAQTLAWREGTVQARLSHALVHGITQFIVEDTEEARQELLHNGGRPIHVIEGPLMAGMDVVGDLFGQGKMFLPQVVKSARVMKQAVAHLIPFIEEEKLLEEKRTGIVAKPKGKIIMATVKGDVHDIGKNIVTVVLQCNNFEVVNMGVMVPCSEILARAKVENADIIGLSGLITPSLEEMAYVAKEMQRDEHFRMLKIPLLIGGATTSRAHTAVKIAHNYEGPVIYVPDASRSVSVAQSLLTPEQRDKYVEDIELDYARIREQHANKKALPILPLAQARANKMIVPFDGPCTPVKPKFIGRRVFKNVDLAALANYIDWGPFFQTWDLAGPFPAILTDEVVGDAATKVYAEGQALLKKLIDGRWLTANGVVSLLPANSVNDDDIEVYTDDTRSTVAFTYYGMRQQGVKPVVDGVQRPNQCLADFIAPKASGVKDYIGMFAVTSGLGIEKYEKRFEDAHDDYSSIMLKSLADRLAEAFAEYLHERVRKDLWGYVPDEQLNNDDMIGEKYVGIRPAPGYPACPEHTVKKEMFEVMQAEEIGMQLTESYAMFPGAAVSGFYFAHPESKYFVVGKIGMDQVEDMAKRRGASIEDVERWLAPNLS
- a CDS encoding EAL and HDOD domain-containing protein, which encodes MIDISSNDITPKPLRVREFYLGRQPILDRNQALFGYELLFRNAPVGPANITSDLSATASVIAHASQLGMEKVIGDALGFVNVDADVIMSDIFVFLPREKVVLEIVESMPVTPEVRARISELVGHGFTFALENVVSDTAQVQELLPLVQYVKMDMSTVDPKVLAALAPRFKREQKKLVAEKVETREEFKSGLDLGFDYFQGYYFAKPAIMTGKKLSPSQLAVMELMTLVTSDADNMDIERAIKRDVSLALNLLRLVNTPAVGARQRIDSLSQAVTVLGRRQLQRWLQIMLYAEPSKRGHSMTPLLMLATTRGRLLELLAHKLRPNHAHSADIAFTVGIMSLMDTLFGVPMSEILSQIEVIDEVAEALLSREGFYGDLLRLAECIERIEDMEGEIVPTLRELAMSPDDLVELEMAAYEWSDNVVRYAL